The Palleronia sp. THAF1 genome contains the following window.
CAACGTCTTGGGTGTAGCGGATCTGCGGCCGGCGGGCGAATGGGATGCCGCCGACGCCCTGAAAGTCCAGAGTAATCGGGTAGGACGACAGCGGCATGAACGTGGTCCAGTCCTTACCGACAGACACGGGACCAAGGCCCACCTTGGCGATACGAGGACGCTCTTCGTAGTTGTCGCCGGTCGCGAAATCCGCGCCGTCGCCGTAGAGGTCGTATTCCAGATTGGTCGTGAAATCGCCGAAGTCTGTCGGCGTCCAAGTGCGGAAGCCAAGACGCGTCTGGGCCAGCGTAGAGTTGGTGAAATCACCCTCTTCGCTGCCGTCTGACAGGCCGACGAGACCGAAAGTGGTGTTGCCCAGCTCGTAGCCGAAGTCGCGGACCAGATCGAGTTTGACGTAGCCGTAAACTTCGACGGTCGTGCCGCCGATACCGAAGGTCAGATCTTCGTTTGACTGACGCTCTGCGAGTTCTGAAAGGCGGCTTTGGCGGTCATAGCCCTGAGCGCTGACGAGGCCGGTGGTCGATAGAAGCGCGACGGCGGTGACAGCGACTTTGGCAGAAAAAACTCGGAAACTCGACATGGCGGACCTAAGCGTTGGAAAGATGACTTCCTCTTCGGTGGGGGAGAGTGAGGGTAGCTTCAATCGACCCAAGCCAAGACGGGGATGACCGTTGCGAAAAGCGCACAGGTGTTTTGGCGCAATTGTGCAAATCTTCGCCGATTTCGAGTCTGAAAAGACTTTTTGCTTGTCGTAGGGAGCGCGATCACGCGGATCGGCTACACCGAACAGTGAAAAGGCCCCGCGGTTGGCGGGGCCTTTCGGTTCGTGATTCGGTGACGCCCGATCAGTTGTCGTCGCGGTCCAGCTTTTCGTCCAGTGTCGACTTCTCCTGCGTGGCAGGTTGGTCGGTGCGCTGTTCGTCGGCAGTCTCCAGCTCGTCGAGCTGTGCGGCGCCGATGTCGTCGAACAGTTCCTGGATCTCGAACTCGGCGGCGGCTTCTTCTTCCGCAGCCAGTTCCTGGATCGACTTGCCTTGCGCCTGAAGCTCGGCTTCTTCGGGCGAACGGGCGATGTTCAGCTCGATGGTCACTTCGACTTCGGGGTGCAGGGTGATCAGCGCCTCGTGGACGCCCAGATACTTGATCGGAGCGGACAGCGACACCTGCCGACGATCCACTTCGAACCCTTCGGCTTGCGCCGCATCGGCGATGTCGCGGGTCGAGACGGAACCGTAAAGCGCACCACCGTCAGAGGCAGCACGGATCACGACGAACTGCTGACCCTCCAGACGCTCCGCCAGCTTCGACGCTTCTTCACGCGTCTCGGCGTTGCGGGCTTCCAGGTCGGACTTCTGCTGCTCGAAGGCGGCGACGTTGGCGTCGGACGCCCACAAAGCCTTTTTCTGTGGCAGCAGGTAGTTGCGGGCGTAGCCCTCCTTGACGGAGACCACTTCGCCCATCTGGCCGAGCTTTGCGACTCGTTCCAGCAGGATGACGTTCATAGCCATTGGGTGATCTCCTTACTTCACGGCGTAGGGCAGAAGGGCAAGGAAGCGGGCGCGCTTGATGGCGCGGGCCAGTTCACGTTGCTTCTTCGCCGACACGGCGGTGATGCGGCTGGGGACGATCTTGCCACGCTCTGAAATGTAGCGCTGCAGAAGGCGGGTGTCCTTGTAGTCGATCTTGGGTGCGTTCTCTCCCGAGAAGGGGCACACCTTACGACGGCGGAAAAACGGTTTTGCGGCCATTGTCAGGTCTCCTTACGGGCGGCGCGGACGGCGGTCTTCGCGCTCGTCCCGCTTTTGCATCTGGATCGACGGGCCATCTTCGTGGCTGTCCACCTTGATCGTCAGAACGCGCATGACATCGTCATGCAGGCGCATCAGACGCTCCATCTCTTGCACGGCCTCTGACGGGGCATCGGTGCGCAGATAGGCGTAGTGACCCTTGCGGTTCTTGTTGATCTTGTAGGCCATCGTCTTGACGCCCCAGTATTCCTGCTCGACCAGCTTACCGCCGTTGTCGGCCAGAATGGCGCCGAAATGTTCGATCAATCCCTCGGCCTGCGTGTTCGACAGGTCCTGACGGGAAATGAAGACATGCTCGTACAGAGCCATGAGCTTCCCTTTTCTGTTCAGGGCGCATTTCAAAGACCGGGGATGAGACTTCCGCGTCCCGGTCACGAGAGGCTGCGCCGTTCGTTATGCGTGCGGAAGTTGGCGGGCCATAGCTGAGGTGTCGGCGCGGTGCAAGGGCGAGTGTTCGCCAGCGCGCGGATGCTGTTCGCGCAGTTGTGTGTCGCTGTAACGTCACGGGTTCTATGTAACGCTCCGTGACGAACTTCAGACCAACCCCAAAGGATCTTCCATGACCCGTTTTCTGACCGCCACCGCACTGACCCTGTCGCTGGGCACCGTCGCCACAGCCGAGCCCATGCCCTACACGATCGACCCCGCGCACAGCGAGCTGGTCGCGTCCTGGACCCACGGCGGTTTCTCGACCACCCGCGCCGTCGTCTTCGATATCACGGGCGACGTCATGTACGACGAAGCCGATCCGGCGAATTCCAGCGTGTCGGTCGAAATCCCGACCACCGCCATCATGGTCACGCCCGAGTTCACCGACCACCTGATGAGCGCCGACTTCTTCGAGGCCGAGGCGAACCCGACCGTGACGTTCGAGTCGACGAGCATCGAGGTGACGGGCGACACCACCGCGCAGATCACCGGCGATTTTACCGCCAACGGCATCACCAACCCGGTGACGCTGGACGCGGAATTGGTGAAGTCCGGCGAAGGCCCCCAGGGCGGCACCATCGTCGGCTTCGCGGCAACGACCACGATCCTGCGCTCGGATTACGACATGGGCATGTTCGC
Protein-coding sequences here:
- a CDS encoding DcaP family trimeric outer membrane transporter, which encodes MSSFRVFSAKVAVTAVALLSTTGLVSAQGYDRQSRLSELAERQSNEDLTFGIGGTTVEVYGYVKLDLVRDFGYELGNTTFGLVGLSDGSEEGDFTNSTLAQTRLGFRTWTPTDFGDFTTNLEYDLYGDGADFATGDNYEERPRIAKVGLGPVSVGKDWTTFMPLSSYPITLDFQGVGGIPFARRPQIRYTQDVATDFVLDLAIEESNNSLVDSPMYVAALAYDTDPLLVRGSLIAGEAENATGQTVDAYGVNLSTTAKLREGLTLDAAVTYGEGISSYLVFLGNDIDAAGNAVENHSAYVGLSQTVGEKLTLRAIYGYRHDNTPNPIAGTDFETLTTLHLNAQYEFVENATVGIEYFRGTKDDFAGNDFDVDRVQASVQYSF
- the rplI gene encoding 50S ribosomal protein L9, with the protein product MNVILLERVAKLGQMGEVVSVKEGYARNYLLPQKKALWASDANVAAFEQQKSDLEARNAETREEASKLAERLEGQQFVVIRAASDGGALYGSVSTRDIADAAQAEGFEVDRRQVSLSAPIKYLGVHEALITLHPEVEVTIELNIARSPEEAELQAQGKSIQELAAEEEAAAEFEIQELFDDIGAAQLDELETADEQRTDQPATQEKSTLDEKLDRDDN
- the rpsR gene encoding 30S ribosomal protein S18, yielding MAAKPFFRRRKVCPFSGENAPKIDYKDTRLLQRYISERGKIVPSRITAVSAKKQRELARAIKRARFLALLPYAVK
- the rpsF gene encoding 30S ribosomal protein S6 translates to MALYEHVFISRQDLSNTQAEGLIEHFGAILADNGGKLVEQEYWGVKTMAYKINKNRKGHYAYLRTDAPSEAVQEMERLMRLHDDVMRVLTIKVDSHEDGPSIQMQKRDEREDRRPRRP
- a CDS encoding YceI family protein; its protein translation is MTRFLTATALTLSLGTVATAEPMPYTIDPAHSELVASWTHGGFSTTRAVVFDITGDVMYDEADPANSSVSVEIPTTAIMVTPEFTDHLMSADFFEAEANPTVTFESTSIEVTGDTTAQITGDFTANGITNPVTLDAELVKSGEGPQGGTIVGFAATTTILRSDYDMGMFAPFVSDEVEVVLNIETSPAE